DNA sequence from the Streptomyces canus genome:
GGGACGTCCAGGCAGCGTCCGGACTGCATGCTGCGCAGGCTGCCGTCAGCCTGCTGAGTCCACTTCTGGTTGTCTCCGCCGTTGCAGGTCCAGATGTCGACGAGGGTGCCGTTGATCACACCCTGCTTTACGACATCCAGGCATTTCCCGCCGATGGTCAGGCTGCCGTCGACGTTGTAGGTCCAGGTCTGTGACCCTGGCTTCTGGTTGCAGTCGTAGAGCTGCACCGCGGTGCCGTTGGTGGTGTTGCCTTGGTTGAGGTCGAGGCACTTGCCGGCGAGGCCGGAGGGCACGGGGCCCGAACGGGTGGGGATCGGGTTGCTCCCCGGGGTGACGGAGAAGTTGTCGAACTGCTGTGTCTGGTAACCGCCCCCGTTCACGCTACTGGTGGAGTCCACGGTGCCCAGTCCGGCGCGGCCGTGGGTGTAGCTGTTGTCCGTGACACTGCCCAGAGCCGTGCCGTCGAGCTTGGCGCTGATGGTCGACCCCTGCATCGTCAGTGAGACGGTGTGCCACTGGCTGGTGCCCGGTGCCGTTGTAGTGCCGCTGGCGAGGGTCGTGAACCCCCACGTGTTATTGCTGTTGACAACGGACTTGACGATCGACCACGTGCCGGTGCTGCTCACCCGCAGGTGGTACGCCTGCAGGCCGTTGTCGTTGCGACCTTGCATGCCGATGCGGCCCAGCAGCTCCACCGCTCCGGACTGCTCGAACATCGTGTCCGCCGTGACGGTGTAGTTGCCCCATGAGTCGTCGCCCATGAGGGTGTACGGCGCGTAGTAGTTCTCGCCGGTCCAGCGGACGGGAGCCGCTGGTGCCATCTGGCGCAGGCAGGTGCCGGTGCGTCCTCCGCCGCAGGCCACGGTCTGGAAGGCGCCGTTCATGTCGGTGAAGTACTTCGGGGACGTGGTGGTCGCCGGGGTCTGGAAGTTGTTGGAGTACGGCAGGCTCAGGGGGGCCGCCGAGGGCGCGGTGGCGGTTCCCTTGCCCTGCCCGGTCGTCGTGGTGACCGTGTACACGTAGCCGGGCTGCAGTGCCAGCGTGTAACTGCCACCGGAGGGGGTGACGTCGGTGGTGTGCACGAAGTGGTCACTGTCGTTGGGCGAGTTGAGGTCGGTGCCCCAGACGTGCACCTGGCCGGTGGACAGGCCGCCCGTGACGTGAACGGTCAGGGACTGCGCGGCCGTGGCGTCCACCGTCTCGATGACGGTGCTGTAGTCACTGTGGTTCGGCGACTTCAGTGTCACGTAGCTGCCGTTGGACTTGGCGCCGCCCAGGTAGCCGCTGGCCGAGTCCTGGTACTGCCAGCCGATCTGCGCGAACTGGGACGTGTGTGCGAGGACCCAGGCCGTCTTGGCGATGCTGTAGTGGCCCGACCAGGGCTGGTTGGCGACGGCCAGCCCGTTGAAGGCGAAGTAGGTGTTGGGATAGAGCGCGGCCACGAGCGGCCAGTTGTAGTAGGCCGTCATACGGCCGTCGATGTAGTCCCGGTTGACGGCCCGTGCGACCGATGTCGCGCCGGCCTCGGCGTCCTCCGACCCGTTCTCGCTCGCCCACAGCGGTTTGCCGAGGTTCTGCGCGGTGCTGGTGCTCGCGCAGCTCTTGAAGTCGGAGTTGTTGCCGATGGCCCCGCCGTTGCTGTAGCCGCAGGGGTAGTGGACGCCCACGATGTCCACCGCGTTCTTGAACGTCGGGTCGCCGGCCATCGCGTCGGCCACCGACCAGTTGTCGTCGGCCGCGACCAGCTTGGTGGCACCGTAGCCCTTGGAGACCAGGGCGGACTTGAGGTTCTCGTACCAAGTCTTGTTGAAGCCGCGCTCGTTCCAGCCGCCCAGGTAGTCGATGTCGAGCTTGTGCTGGGCGGCGCAGCCCATCCAGTCCGTCAGGTAGCTGATCGCGTCGGAGGTGAAGAAGGTGTTGCTGCCGCCACCGACCCAGCCGGGCGCGCCCCAGGCGAGCCCGTAGAGTTTGATGTCGGGGTTGCGGGTCTTGGCCTGCTCCGCGAGCCACCACTCGTAGCCCTGGTTGCAGTCGACCACGCCCTGGGTGTGCTCGTGGCTGGCCTCGGCGCCGTCGGTGGTGTTGGTGTCGCCGCCTATTTCGATCTTGAGGGACTGGAGCGAGGCGCCGTAGCCGGGCTTGAACAGGTAGTCGAGGATCTGGCCGCGCTGCGGCTCCGGATAGTCGATCAGCAGCCGGGTGTTGCCGCCGCCGCCGGAGATCGCGCCCACACCGTCGAAGGTCCGGCCCGTGCCGGAGCCGTCGACGGTGATCGAGGTCTCGGTGGCCGCCTGTGCCGCCGGCGCCGACCAGCTCACCAGCGCCGCGGCGGCGAGGGAGAGGGCGGCCAGGAACGATGTCCGTCTCGTGCGTCGCCGGTGGATCGGGGACCTAAGGTTCATGTCGCCTCCAAGGGCGCTAGGCCATCAATTGAGAACAGGTACGAACGGACCCGAGACCGCGGAGGGCTTGGCATGTCCTACGGACAGCGGCGGATACGCCATGACGGCACGAGTGCGGTACGGCAGACCCCAGCTCCCGACGTCGACCAGGACGCGTGCCGACCGGATGCCATCACCGCGGGACGCTGCTGCGGGACGGTGCCGGCTCATGTGGCCGGCACCGTCCCGCAGCCGGGATCAGCCCACGTTTACAGCACCGCGGGGAGAGCCATCGCAAGCACCGCGGACAACTTACGGATACGAGAGGTGGATTGCTTCATCGTCTGCCCCTCCCGCCGGTTCGGGCGATCCAGTGAACGTTCATACGGCGGCTCCGTGGGTGTATGTGGTGCGTGTGACGCTGATCTTCGTCCCGCCCGGACCTGAACGCCGCGAAGGCGTGGGGCGCGCCGGTGAGCGGCACAACCACCCGGTCGAGGGGGCGGCCCAGTCGGCCACTGCCTCGATCAGCGGTTCCCGCTCCGCGAGGGCGAGCAGGTCCTGAGCAGGTCCTCGCGCCAGGTCTGCGGACGCCGGTCGAGGTCCCGGAGGTGGCGGTCGGCGTCGATGAGGGCGGCGCGGGTGGGTGTGCGGGTCACGGCGGGTTCCAAGTCGGTCGGTCTGGTGGGGCCGCGTCAGACAGTGGATTCCTCACCGGGCGGGAGGATGTGCCAGATCTCGGCCGAACGGATGGGGGCGGCGCATGGAAAGGGCGACGCCTGGCAGTCCTCGCCGGGCGTCGGGTACTGCGGCGGCCGAGTCGCTGCCACCGCCTAAGAATTAGCCGCCTTATCGAGGATTCCGTCAAGAGTGCGCGCGGCTCTTTTCGAGCCTTCCGGGCAGGACACTTGGGGGTTCTGGTGCGAAAGAGACGATATATACCCTCATGTTCGATCGCTCGCTGAGCTTGCGACCGGATCACCCGGAAATATGAGTACGATTCATTTTCCCGGGGTGCGATACGAGGCTTCGCAACGTTCAGCCACCGTCGTTGGTGGCGATCCGGGCCCCGCGCCGTCCGACGACTTGGGGCCGCGCCGCCCATCCTCAAGACGCTTCGGAAGAACACGGACGATCCGTTGACTTCTACGCGACCGGGAAGCTAACTGCAGCGTCGTCCGGTTCGACAAACGGTGCACCGGAACTGGAAAGACCTGCGCCGCCGCTTCTGCGGCGGCGGTTGGTGGCCGGCCGGCGAGGAACGGGAACTGTTCGGCCCGGCGAGGGTGCACACCACCCGCTATCGCTACCGCGGATCAGTCATCCCCTCTCCATGGCCGGTCGCGGGATGAAGGCAACTCTCAAGAGTCTTCCGGGACTTGTGGAGCGCCCGTTGCGTTGAGAGGCGCGTGGCGGGTGCGGGAAGCGGTCCGGAGAGACGGGCCGGTCGAAAGCCGGTACCGCGCTCGGGGCCGACTTCACGGACTGGAACTGGAAGACCCCGGCTTCCATCACAGCGTCCTGTCCGACTTCCGCGACCGGCTCGCCGAAGGCGACCGCGCCGACCGGCTGTTGGGTCTCGCGCTTACCCGGATCCGGCGGGCCGGCCTGCTCAAGGGACCCGGCAAGCAACGCGCCGACTCCACCTACGTACTGTCCGCCGCGCGGGAGCTGACACGCCTGGAACTGGTGTCCGAGGCGGTTCGCGCCGTGCTGGAGTACATGGCCCGAGATACGCCGGAACTGCTGGATGAGCTGGTCACCGCCGAGTGGGCCGAACGCTACGGGCGGCAGGTGTGCCTGTGCTCCCAGCCCAGCCACCCCGTCGCCCGGCTCGAGCAGGTGGGCGCCGACGGCCGCGAGCTGCTCGGGCGCCTGTTCGCCCGCTTCTCCGGCGGCGCCGTTCCGGCGCAGGCCGAGGTGCTCCGAAGGGTCCTGGTGCAGCACTTCCTGAGGGACGGGCGCGGAAGGTTCCGGCCGCGTACCGAGCGCGATGGCCAGCCGCCGTCCCGGGTGCGGATCACGTCGCCGTATGAGACCGAGGCTCGCTGGACGCGGCGCGGTGACACCCGCTGGACCGGCTATCGAGCGCACGTGACCGAGACCTGCGACGACAAGCGTGTCAACGTCATCACCGACGTGGCCACAGTCGTCTCCAGCGCGGACAGCCGGGCCCTGCCCGGCATCCATGCCCGCCTCAGGCGGCTGCGCCTGCTGCCCGGACAGCACCTGGTCGACGGCGGCTACACCTCCGTCGCCGGCATGGACGCCGCAGCCCGCCTCCACCGAGTCACCCTGATCGGGCCGCTTCCACCCAGCACCACCCCGCAGCACCGGGCCAAGGACGGCTTCGGCCGCGAGAACTTCGTCATCGACTTCGACCGACGCGAGGTCACCTGCCCTAACGGGCAGGTCAGCGGCAACTGGCGGGACCTTCCGGTGGCCGAGCCGACATCAGAGTCCCTCAAGGGGAAACGCCCGGTCGCTGACACGAGGACCTCCTGGACCCGCCAGGCTCGGTTGTAGGCACGGTCGTCGACCAGCACCCACCCGAAGAGCAGGCGCAAGTCGTCGATGCCTTGTGCGCGGTCGGCGGCGGAACGCCCTCTTCTGCCGGGGCGCGGGATCTCGGTGGCACGGCCGGGGTCGGCATCCGCAGAGCCCAGCCGCCCTCTTCACTCGACCTGTCAAGGCAAATAGATCCAATGAATCGAGTCACTCAGCCCGGCACTCGAACGCGTCTCAGCTGCGATATTGGGGCTGGTCTGGCAATTTTCGTCGAGGCCCTAGACAGATCGCGGACTAGTGCCTGTTAATACATCCGATGTTGCTCGGCTGAACACACGCAGTGCTCAAGGCCTGTCATGGCAGCGTGTGCTGTCCTGCGAACTGCCAGGAGAAGACCTTGTCAGAGTCGATCACCCGCCGACGGGGCGCTCGTCGGCATCGCGGTTACTCACGGCGGGCTTCGCCGTCGCGTGCGGGGCACCGGTATCGAACGGAAGACCTGCTGCCCAGCGCGCCGTAACGCTTGTGCCGGGCGCCTCACTCAGGGGGCCAGTAGACCTGCGGAAGCCGGCTCGACCAGCAGTTCACGCTGCGGAGCGTCACCTCCTGAGCGCCCCAGCCCCCTCGACCCGCACGTCCCCAGGCGGAAGAGCCGCACGTCCCCACCCAGCAAAGAAGGGCCGCCCATGCACACCTCCCCAAGACTCGCCGCCAGACTCACGGCCACGGCATCCGCCACCTGTCTGGCCGCCGCCGGACTCGCCCTCGTCCCGGCGGCAGACGCCTCGGCCGCGGGCGCGCCGCAGGGCGGCCACGTCTACACCCTGACAGTGGCCAACAGCGGCAAGAACGCCGCCGTGCTGTCGGACTCCCTGGCCAACGCAGCGGCGGTCGTGCAGAAGACCGCCTCCGGCGGCCCCGGCCAGCTGTGGGAGGCGGTCGACCACGGCGACGGCACCTTCTCGCTGGTCAACATCAACAGCGGCAAGTGCATGGACGTCCAGAGCGGCTCCACGA
Encoded proteins:
- a CDS encoding ricin-type beta-trefoil lectin domain protein; this translates as MNLRSPIHRRRTRRTSFLAALSLAAAALVSWSAPAAQAATETSITVDGSGTGRTFDGVGAISGGGGNTRLLIDYPEPQRGQILDYLFKPGYGASLQSLKIEIGGDTNTTDGAEASHEHTQGVVDCNQGYEWWLAEQAKTRNPDIKLYGLAWGAPGWVGGGSNTFFTSDAISYLTDWMGCAAQHKLDIDYLGGWNERGFNKTWYENLKSALVSKGYGATKLVAADDNWSVADAMAGDPTFKNAVDIVGVHYPCGYSNGGAIGNNSDFKSCASTSTAQNLGKPLWASENGSEDAEAGATSVARAVNRDYIDGRMTAYYNWPLVAALYPNTYFAFNGLAVANQPWSGHYSIAKTAWVLAHTSQFAQIGWQYQDSASGYLGGAKSNGSYVTLKSPNHSDYSTVIETVDATAAQSLTVHVTGGLSTGQVHVWGTDLNSPNDSDHFVHTTDVTPSGGSYTLALQPGYVYTVTTTTGQGKGTATAPSAAPLSLPYSNNFQTPATTTSPKYFTDMNGAFQTVACGGGRTGTCLRQMAPAAPVRWTGENYYAPYTLMGDDSWGNYTVTADTMFEQSGAVELLGRIGMQGRNDNGLQAYHLRVSSTGTWSIVKSVVNSNNTWGFTTLASGTTTAPGTSQWHTVSLTMQGSTISAKLDGTALGSVTDNSYTHGRAGLGTVDSTSSVNGGGYQTQQFDNFSVTPGSNPIPTRSGPVPSGLAGKCLDLNQGNTTNGTAVQLYDCNQKPGSQTWTYNVDGSLTIGGKCLDVVKQGVINGTLVDIWTCNGGDNQKWTQQADGSLRSMQSGRCLDVPGGNTANLTRLNIWSCNNGTNQKWTLP